One genomic window of Medicago truncatula cultivar Jemalong A17 chromosome 1, MtrunA17r5.0-ANR, whole genome shotgun sequence includes the following:
- the LOC25482054 gene encoding phytosulfokines: protein MSKLVTLFTLALLLSLSLTSASRPNFVFKGVSSLHEDIVSSKASSVDLEDENCEGVEGEQECLTRRTLAAHLDYIYTQHKPKN from the exons ATGTCAAAACTAGTCACCCTCTTCACCTTAGCTCTTCTATTAAGCTTGAGTTTAACCTCTGCCTCTCGtcctaattttgtatttaaaggTGTCTCTTCACTACACGAG GATATTGTTTCTAGCAAGGCATCAAGTGTAGATTTAGAAGATGAGAATTGTGAAGGAGTGGAAGGAGAACAAGAATGTTTGACAAGAAGGACTCTAGCTGCACATCTCGATTATATCTACACTCAGCATAAACCCAAAAATTAA
- the LOC11409185 gene encoding U-box domain-containing protein 30, protein MLSYEMDNPLMGFETSFKGCFSSVLDTEKMDLKLIIEELDSIDDVPYVFICPISLEPMQEPVTLCTGQTYDRSNILKWFSLGHKTCPTTMQELWDDSITPNNTLKQLIFTWFSHKYLGMKKKLEDVQGRVLETLETLKKVKGQSRVKALKDLRKLVVSHVCARKTLLENGGVGLVCSLLGSFTSHVVGCEAIGIIVNLDLSLELKRKHLMHPGKVSLVVDIMNEGTIETKMNCAKLIEMLLMELEGNETMVEIVSSLSLLVGLLRLVRDKKHPNGVLIGLTLLKKVLCCHESIRSSMISIGAIPQLIEILPNLNNECLEIALYILEVLSTLEEGKLALKECPNIIPNVVKMLMRVSENCTQFALSILWAIYKLAPEECASKAVEAGLASKLLLVIQSGCNPVLKQKSSEFLKMCSVNYSTSIFISKCMLTTTIQ, encoded by the coding sequence ATGCTTTCGTATGAGATGGATAATCCATTGATGGGTTTTGAAACATCTTTCAAAGGTTGTTTTTCTAGTGTCTTAGACACTGAAAAAATGGATCTCAAGTTGATAATTGAAGAGCttgattcaattgatgatgttccttatgtgtttatatgtccAATCTCACTTGAACCAATGCAAGAGCCTGTTACACTATGCACAGGTCAAACCTATGATAGATCCAACATCCTTAAATGGttttcacttggtcacaaaacATGTCCAACAACAATGCAAGAGTTATGGGATGATTCAATCACTCCCAACAACACTCTCAAACAATTGATCTTTACTTGGTTCTCACACAAGTACTTAGGAATGAAGAAGAAGCTTGAAGATGTTCAAGGAAGAGTTTTGGAAACATTGGAGACACTCAAGAAGGTAAAGGGTCAAAGTAGAGTCAAAGCTCTTAAGGATCTTAGAAAACTTGTTGTTTCTCATGTTTGTGCTAGGAAAACATTGTTGGAAAATGGTGGGGTTGGTTTGGTTTGTTCTTTGTTAGGTTCTTTTACTTCACATGTTGTTGGTTGTGAAGCTATTGGTATCATTGTGAATTTGGATTTGAGTTTAGAATTGAAGAGAAAACATCTTATGCATCCAGGTAAAGTTTCATTGGTTGTTGATATCATGAATGAGGGAACTATTGAAACAAAGATGAATTGTGCTAAATTGATTGAAATGTTGTTGATGGAATTGGAAGGAAATGAAACTATGGTTGAGATTGTTTCAAGTTTGAGTCTTTTGGTTGGATTATTGAGATTAGTGAGAGATAAGAAACATCCAAATGGAGTCTTAATTGGTCTCACATTGCTTAAGAAAGTATTATGTTGTCATGAATCAATTAGAAGTTCTATGATAAGCATAGGTGCAATTCCTCAATTGATTGAGATTTTACCAAATTTGAACAATGAGTGTTTGGAGATAGCACTTTATATATTAGAGGTATTGTCAACACTTGAAGAAGGGAAATTGGCATTGAAAGAATGTCCAAACATTATACCTAATGTGGTAAAGATGTTGATGAGAGTCTCAGAAAATTGTACACAATTTGCATTGTCAATATTGTGGGCTATTTACAAACTTGCACCTGAAGAATGTGCTTCAAAGGCTGTGGAAGCTGGATTGGCTTCAAAATTATTGCTTGTGATTCAGAGTGGTTGTAATCCTGTTTTGAAACAGAAATCTTCTGagtttttgaaaatgtgtaGTGTGAATTATTCTActagtatttttatttctaaGTGTATGCTTACTACAACAATacaatga
- the LOC11420369 gene encoding 40S ribosomal protein S11, which translates to MAEQTEKAFLKQNKVFLCSKISGKGKRPGKGGNRFHKTVGLGFKTPREAIEGTYIDKKCPFTGNVSIRGRIISGTCHSAKMNKTIVVRRNYLHFIKKYQRYEKRHSNIPAHVSPCFRVKEGDHVIIGQCRPLSKTVRFNVLKVIPAGSSSGAGAKKAFTGV; encoded by the exons ATGGCTGAACAG ACTGAGAAGGCTTTTTTGAAGCAAAATAAAGTGTTTTTATGCTCGAAGATATCTGGGAAGGGGAAGAGACCTGGAAAGGGTGGCAATCGTTTTCATAAAACTGTTGGCCTTGGTTTTAAGACTCCTAGGGAAGCCATTGAAG GAACCTATATTGACAAGAAGTGTCCCTTCACTGGTAATGTCTCAATCCGAGGTCGTATCATATCTGGTACTTGCCATAGTGCTAAGATGAATAAGACCATTGTTGTTAGGAGGAATTATCTTCATTTCATTAAGAAATATCAGAG GTATGAGAAGCGCCATTCTAATATTCCTGCACACGTATCACCTTGTTTCCGAGTGAAGGAAGGGGATCATGTTATTATTGGCCAATGCAG GCCACTTTCGAAGACAGTGAGGTTCAATGTATTGAAAGTCATCCCAGCTGGATCTTCTAGTGGTGCCGGTGCCAAGAAGGCATTTACAGGAGTCTGA